The DNA sequence TTTTAATAGTGAATTGCGTGCAGTAGACCAAGACCCTATCCACAACCAAACATTTGCACCAACCCCAGATAAGAGAGACACAGTCACTAAGTTGGAAGATGCACCGGCTACTTTGGATAATGAACAGTCAGTTGAGGAAAGTGTCACTGAAAATGCAGGTCCCCAGATTGAAAATAATTACTTTTCGGACCCTGATGTTGATCAAAGCCCAATAACCGAGTTTAAAGGGGCTAAATCAATAAACCAAACGGAAAAGATAAACGATAGCACATCAATAACGCCACAAACGCCGGAAATGCAGGTTGCGGTTCCAATAACATCGCGGCCAGAATCCGCAACCCAAGGACCACGCGAGGTTGCCCGTGCGAATAACGCTGCTACTGTCGCTCAATCTCAAACTCGGGACTCTGTCTCTTTGCAAGTTACAAAAGCGGAGGAGGTAAGCTCTAATGCGGTAATGCGCAATGCGGAAAATGCGAAGGGTAATGGGCTGCGAGCTAAGGTTACGGAGGCACCTGAGGAATTAGTATCTCAGCCATCCGCTAACCTCGCAGCTAGTTCGGCTGTTTCTGCTCAGGCAAATCAGCAGAATCGAGTTGGAGGAGATCCAGTTCGCCTTCCGGCAGGTGATCTCGCCAATGATGGTGACATTGCGTTAAACGGGGCTGTAACTAGACAAGGAAGCAAGCAAGGAACGGCCAACCAACAAAATAATAATTCACTAAATCAACCAGGAACACAGGCTAAAAATGACTCTCAAGGCACTGCATCAGGCGCCCAACAGTCAGCTGAACAGGCATTGGCAGCAGCTACCCAACGAAATAATCTCTTCGCAGCAACACTTGCCCGCTCTGGCGTTACTCAGAGTCAACCTAGCATCCAACCGGTTGGTGGAGATCTTGGAGTAGGTAATGCGACTAATGGACAACAACAGCCCACAAGAACCACTGACCTACCACAGCCACAGAGAGCAAGACCCCAGCTACCTCCTCGATTCGTAAGTGAACAAATCTCGGTGCAGGTTCAACGTGCTCTCGGTCAGGGCACCGACCGCATTAATATACAGTTAAAACCAGCAGAGCTTGGCAGAATAGAAGTTAAGCTAGAGGTCGCACATGACGGCAAAATAAATGCTGTAATCGCTGCTGAGCGCTCCGATACGCTAGATTTGCTGCGTCAGGACGCGCGCCATTTACAGCAATCTTTGCAGGGTGCCGGGCTTAATGCCGACTCTTCTAGCCTGAGCTTCACACTCAAAAACCAAGACAACAGCTTCCAGCAAGCACTCGGCAAAGATGAAAGAGATGACGCCGAGGAGGCAGAAACATTAGACAATGATGCCGACGCTGGCTCTGCACCAACAGACCGCCAAATTGTTAGCGACGATAAGATAGACGTCCAAGTTTAAAAAATTTACAAAAAATGCTGGAGTTTCAATAGATGTCAGACATCGCAGCACTTACCTCAACTGCAACGGCATTAGCCGGAGCAAACAATACTCAGTCAGAATCTGCACTATCACAACTGACTGAGGACTTGGATAATTTCTTAACTATCCTTACGACACAACTGCAGCATCAAGATCCACTAGAGCCACTAGACACCCATGAATTCACTCAACAACTAGTTCAGTTTAGTTCAGTAGAACAATTGATCGCCCAAAATAAGAATCTCGAAAGCATTATAGAGCTACAACAAAATGCTATGGCGATTTCGGCAGTTTCATATATGGGCAAACAAGTCTCGGCCACAGGTCAGGAAAATATGCTCGAGGAGGGGCAATCAACATTTAGTTATACTCTTCCTCAGAATGCAGCAGCGGCATCTGCAACAATCACGAATGAGGCTGGCAGCACGGTTTACTATGGTGCAGCAGAAACGACTTCAGGCAAACATTCTTTTGTATGGGACGGAAGTTCTACAACGGGAGTGGCGCAACCTGATGGTAAATATCAACTCACAATCAACGCAACAAATCCTGACGGGCAGCCTATTACGCCGTCCTACGGAATTACCGGTTCTGTAACTGGGGTCGAGTTTGACGGAGGAACTGCAGTTCTAAGTATAGGATCCGTCAAGGTACCTTTGACAAATGTCACACAAATCCACGATACGGAATAAAGTAAAATTTTGTGAGCAATAACGAGGCATTATCAAAACAACGAGCAACCAATCCCAGTCACAGGGGACACCATTTAACTAAACCATCACAAGGTTTGAGATTAAGAGGGACATGATATGAGTGCATTTAGTTTATTCGGTGGCATGCGGGCAGCAGTGTCTGGCCTATTTGCGCAAAGCCAATCACTTGGAATGATTGGAGATAATATTGCCAACGTAAATACACACGGTTACAAAGCAGTGCGCAACAGGTTC is a window from the Pseudomonadota bacterium genome containing:
- a CDS encoding flagellar hook-length control protein FliK, with product MNTPTNVSPIETLYATSGAEKRRNVIKEDGIDRRELFSSLVNGASLSQIAYAGLSQEFNLTLSLQDNNFNSELRAVDQDPIHNQTFAPTPDKRDTVTKLEDAPATLDNEQSVEESVTENAGPQIENNYFSDPDVDQSPITEFKGAKSINQTEKINDSTSITPQTPEMQVAVPITSRPESATQGPREVARANNAATVAQSQTRDSVSLQVTKAEEVSSNAVMRNAENAKGNGLRAKVTEAPEELVSQPSANLAASSAVSAQANQQNRVGGDPVRLPAGDLANDGDIALNGAVTRQGSKQGTANQQNNNSLNQPGTQAKNDSQGTASGAQQSAEQALAAATQRNNLFAATLARSGVTQSQPSIQPVGGDLGVGNATNGQQQPTRTTDLPQPQRARPQLPPRFVSEQISVQVQRALGQGTDRINIQLKPAELGRIEVKLEVAHDGKINAVIAAERSDTLDLLRQDARHLQQSLQGAGLNADSSSLSFTLKNQDNSFQQALGKDERDDAEEAETLDNDADAGSAPTDRQIVSDDKIDVQV
- a CDS encoding flagellar hook assembly protein FlgD, whose amino-acid sequence is MSDIAALTSTATALAGANNTQSESALSQLTEDLDNFLTILTTQLQHQDPLEPLDTHEFTQQLVQFSSVEQLIAQNKNLESIIELQQNAMAISAVSYMGKQVSATGQENMLEEGQSTFSYTLPQNAAAASATITNEAGSTVYYGAAETTSGKHSFVWDGSSTTGVAQPDGKYQLTINATNPDGQPITPSYGITGSVTGVEFDGGTAVLSIGSVKVPLTNVTQIHDTE